One genomic region from Mangifera indica cultivar Alphonso chromosome 17, CATAS_Mindica_2.1, whole genome shotgun sequence encodes:
- the LOC123200417 gene encoding serine/threonine-protein kinase VPS15-like: protein MGNKIARTTQVSASEYYLHDLPSSYNLVLKEVLGRGRFFKSILCKHDEGLVLVKVYFKRGDYIDLREYERRLSYIRETFRVIDHPHVWPFQFWQETDKAAYLLRQYFFNNLHDRLSTRPFLTHVEKKWLAFQLLIAVKQCHEKGICHGDIKCENVLVTSWNWLYLADFASFKPTYIPYDDPSDFSFFFDTGGRRLCYLAPERFYEHGGEMQVTQDAPLKSSMDIFAVGCVIAELFLEGQPLFELSQLLAYRRGQYDPSQHLEKIPDSGIRKMILHMIQLEPEMRFSAESYLQNYAAVVFPTYFSPFLHNFYCCWNVRHSDSRVEMCQSVFPEILKQMVSNKSGNETVSGLGTPSSAVSVKESQETVGKQKLNLKNDFFGSTEKMFQNRFRVGDISTLLGDGKQSNHYSSAKPMLKDAQNCQDPRNGGVHSAGERLQSTSDAFRRNSYPFLKKITINDLKILMLEYDSQSDTFGRPFLPLPEDSVKCEGMVLIASLLCSCIRNVKLPHMRRRAVLLLKSSSLYIDDEDRLQRVLPYVIAMLSDPAAIVRSAALETLCDILPLVRDFPPSDAKIFPEYILPMLSMLPDDSEESVRICYASNMAKLALTAYGFLVHSISLSEAGVLDKLTSPHKSLASSKETSGQLQRLNVDSQLVQLRKSIAEVVQELVMGPKQTPNIRRALLQDIGNLCCFFGQRQSNDFLLPILPAFLNDRDEQLRSVFFGQIVYVCFFVGERSVEEYLLPYIEQALSDATEAVIVNALDCLAILCKGGFLRKRILLEMIEHAFPLLCFPSEWVRRSAVTFIAASSESLGAVDSYVFLAPVICPFLRRQPASLASVKALLSCLKPPVSREVFCQVLENARSSDMLERQRKIWYNSSVQTKQQETVDLLKRGAMDLNSMKYWPDKQQSVDGQRQAVNASKQSELSKSDDDDDEVKLRSMGSSVYHASSMVDIHDPLCSEKFLFPGFLSQQVSGANSLLCDKSSEGIPIYSFTMDKRTALHGASDFSLHANSPGISSSSLLWMDPLNKSISLTSSVPMPKLVSGSFSISNGSKQFYRVVHEPEGWENDQTTYVNSKFQEIGISSTIKGSSVSGEDASPPADLMGMSSFAQTSSISDSGWKPRGVLVAHLQEHRSAVNDIAISNDHNFFVSASDDSTVKVWDSRKLEKDISFRSRLTYHLEGSRALCSIMLWNSAQVVVGACDGMMHMFSVDHISRGLGNVVEKYSGIADIKKKDTKEGAIVSLVNYSADNYASQMFMYSTQSFGIHLWDARLNSQAWTLKAIPEEGYISSLVTGPCGNWFVSGSSRGVLTLWDLRFLIPVNSWRYSVACPIEKMCLFVPPAITSLSTSARPLIYAAAGCNEVSLWNAENGSCHRVLRVANYDGEAETSDFPWAFARPSSKSKTKPNLRRNVTPKYRVDELNGPPPRLPGVRSLLPLPGGDLLTGGTDLKIRRWDHCSPERSYCICGPNLKGFGNADLYEMQSSSGVQVVKERRRQPSTTKLTAKAVLAAAAADSAGCHHDSILSLASVKLNQRLLISSSRDGAIKVWK, encoded by the exons atgggCAACAAAATTGCGCGAACGACGCAAGTATCGGCGTCGGAGTATTACCTGCACGACCTGCCGTCCTCATACAATTTGGTTCTGAAAGAGGTGCTGGGACGTGGCCGATTCTTTAAGTCGATTCTGTGCAAGCACGATGAAGGGTTGGTCCTGGTGAAGGTGTATTTCAAGCGTGGTGACTACATCGATCTGAGAGAGTACGAACGCCGGCTGTCTTACATCAGGGAAACTTTCCGTGTTATTGACCACCCTCATGTGTGGCCCTTCCAG TTTTGGCAAGAAACAGATAAAGCTGCGTACTTACTGAGacagtatttttttaataatcttcatGATCGGTTAAGCACTAGACCTTTTCTCACTCATGTAGAGAAGAAATGGTTGGCTTTTCAG TTACTTATTGCAGTAAAACAGTGCCATGAGAAGGGGATTTGTCATG GGGATATAAAGTGTGAGAATGTGCTGGTCACTTCCTGGAATTGGCTTTATCTTGCTGACTTTGCGTCATTTAAACCCACATACATTCCTTATGATGACCCATCAGATTTCTCATTCTTTTTTGATACTGGAGGAAGAAGGCTCTGTTATCTTGCACCTGAG AGATTTTATGAGCATGGAGGTGAGATGCAAGTCACACAAGATGCTCCTTTAAAGTCATCTATGGATATCTTTGCCGTAGG CTGTGTAATTGCAGAGCTTTTCCTTGAGGGTCAGCCCCTGTTTGAACTCTCTCAGCTGCTTGCTTATCGCAGAGGGCAATATGATCCTAGCCAACACCTTGAAAAG ATCCCAGATTCTGGAATCCGCAAGATGATACTTCATATGATTCAATTGGAACCAGAAATGCGATTTTCAGCCGAAAGCTACCTGCAGAATTATGCAGCTGTTGTGTTTCCAACCTATTTCTCACCATTTTTGCATAATTTCTACTGCTGCTGGAATGTTCGTCATTCTGATTCAAGG GTTGAGATGTGTCAGAGTGTTTTTCCTGAGATACTTAAGCAGATGGTTAGCAATAAATCAGGTAATGAGACTGTTAGCGGACTTGGAACACCATCAAGTGCTGTGAGTGTTAAAGAGTCACAAGAAACAGTTGGAAAACAGAAGCTGAActtaaaaaatgacttttttggGAGTACAGAAAAGATGTTCCAGAACAGGTTCAGAGTTGGTGATATTAGTACTCTGCTTGGGGATGGAAAACAAAGCAATCACTATTCTAGTGCAAAACCTATGCTGAAGGATGCGCAGAATTGTCAAGATCCCAGAAATGGTGGTGTGCATTCTGCTGGTGAGCGTCTTCAAAGCACTTCTGATGCATTTAGGAGAAACAGTTATCCATTCCTGAAAAAGATTacaattaatgatttaaaaatattgatgttGGAGTATGACAGTCAATCGGACACGTTTGGTAGGCCCTTTCTACCATTACCTGAAGATAGTGTGAAATGTGAGGGAATGGTTCTTATTGCATCTCTGCTTTGTTCCTGCATACGTAATGTCAAGCTTCCTCACATGAGAAGGAGGGCTGTGCTCTTACTGAAGTCTTCATCATTATATATTGATGATGAAGATCGATTGCAGCGTGTTCTTCCTTATGTTATTGCAATGCTTTCTGATCCAGCTGCAATTGTTCGGAGTGCTGCATTGGAAACTTTGTGTGATATTTTGCCTTTGGTCCGGGATTTTCCTCCTAGCGATGCTAAAATTTTTCCAGAGTATATCCTTCCAATGCTTTCCATGCTTCCTGATGATTCAGAGGAAAGTGTGAGAATATGTTATGCTAGCAACATGGCTAAGTTGGCACTTACTGCCTATGGGTTCCTGGTTCACTCAATAAGCTTGAGTGAAGCAGGTGTTCTTGACAAATTGACTTCACCACATAAGTCACTGGCATCATCTAAAGAGACATCTGGACAACTGCAGAGATTAAATGTTGATTCTCAACTTGTACAGCTAAGAAAGTCCATAGCTGAGGTTGTTCAAGAACTTGTAATGGGTCCTAAGCAAACTCCAAATATCCGGAGAGCACTCCTTCAGGATATTGGCAACCTTTGTTGCTTCTTTGGCCAGAGACAGAGTAATGACTTTCTCTTACCCATCCTTCCCGCTTTTCTTAATGATCGAGATGAGCAGTTGAGGTCGGTATTTTTTGGCCAGATTGTATATGTCTGCTTTTTTGTGGGTGAAAGAAGTGTGGAGGAATATCTGTTACCTTACATTGAGCAGGCATTAAGTGATGCAACAGAGGCAGTCATTGTTAATGCGTTGGATTGTTTGGCTATTCTTTGCAAAGGTGGTTTTCTTCGGAAGAGGATACTTCTTGAGATGATTGAGCATGCATTTCCATTGTTATGTTTTCCTAGTGAATGGGTGAGAAGGTCAGCAGTGACTTTCATTGCTGCAAGCAGTGAGAGCTTGGGTGCGGTAGATTCCTACGTTTTCCTTGCCCCAGTTATATGCCCTTTCCTCCGCAGACAACCAGCATCTTTAGCATCTGTGAAAGCTCTTCTTTCATGCTTAAAACCTCCAGTGTCTAGGGAGGTTTTCTGCCAAGTTTTAGAAAATGCTCGAAGTTCTGACATGTTGGAGAGACAGAGAAAGATATGGTACAATTCATCTGTGCAAACCAAACAACAGGAAACTGTGGATTTACTCAAGAGAGGGGCAATGGATTTAAATTCAATGAAGTACTGGCCTGACAAGCAACAAAGTGTTGATGGTCAAAGACAGGCAGTCAATGCCTCTAAACAGTCTGAGTTGAGTAaaagtgatgatgatgatgatgaggttAAGTTGAGAAGTATGGGGAGTTCTGTGTATCATGCTTCTAGCATGGTTGATATTCATGATCCTCTATGCTCAGAGAAATTTCTATTTCCAGGCTTTTTGTCTCAACAGGTCAGTGGTGCAAATAGCCTCTTATGCGATAAATCATCAGAAGGAATACCTATATACTCCTTTACTATGGATAAGCGCACGGCTCTCCATGGAGCTTCTGATTTTTCATTGCATGCTAACTCCCCAGGAATCAGTTCGTCATCCTTGCTGTGGATGGATCCTCTAAATAAATCGATTAGCTTGACCAGTTCAGTTCCCATGCCTAAGCTTGTTTCAGGCTCATTCAGCATTAGTAATGGTTCTAAACAGTTCTATAGAGTAGTACATGAACCAGAAGGCTGGGAAAATGATCAAACAACATATGTTAATAGTAAATTTCAAGAGATTGGGATATCTAGCACGATAAAAGGGAGTTCTGTATCTGGGGAGGATGCTTCTCCTCCTGCTGATCTTATGGGTATGTCATCTTTTGCACAAACATCATCAATTTCAGATTCAGGCTGGAAACCTCGTGGAGTGCTGGTTGCACACCTCCAAGAGCATCGCTCTGCTGTCAATGACATTGCGATTTCAAATGATCATAACTTTTTTGTGAGTGCATCTGATGATTCCACTGTCAAGGTTTGGGATTCAAGGAAGTTGGAAAAGGACATTTCATTTAGATCAAGGTTAACTTATCACTTAGAGGGAAGCCGAGCTTTGTGCTCTATAATGCTTTGGAATTCAGCTCAAGTTGTTGTTGGAGCATGTGATGGGATGATGCATATGTTTTCTGTGGATCACATCTCCAGAGGTCTTGGTAATGTTGTTGAGAAGTATTCAGGTATTGCTGATATAAAAAAGAAGGATACTAAGGAAGGTGCCATAGTTTCCCTTGTAAACTACAGTGCTGATAATTATGCCAGTCAGATGTTTATGTACAGTACCCAGAGTTTTGGGATACATCTGTGGGATGCAAGATTAAATTCACAGGCGTGGACATTAAAAGCAATTCCCGAGGAAGGCTACATATCTTCTCTGGTGACAGGTCCTTGTGGAAATTGGTTTGTGTCAGGATCTTCTAGGGGTGTGCTCACTCTTTGGGATCTGAGGTTCCTTATACCTGTGAACTCTTGGCGGTATTCTGTTGCATGTCCTATAGAGAAAATGTGCCTTTTTGTTCCTCCTGCAATTACCTCTCTATCTACTAGTGCAAGACCTCTTATATATGCTGCTGCAGGTTGCAATGAAGTTTCACTATGGAATGCAGAGAATGGTAGCTGCCACCGG GTCTTGAGAGTGGCCAACTATGATGGTGAGGCTGAAACTTCTGATTTTCCCTGGGCCTTCGCAAGGCCATCCAGCAAGTCAAAGACTAAACCAAATCTGCGACGGAATGTCACTCCCAAGTATAGAGTTGATGAGCTGAATGGACCTCCCCCTCGTCTACCTGGTGTTCGGTCATTACTTCCTTTACCTGGAGGTGACTTGTTAACTGGGGGTACAGACTTGAAGATTCGTCGATGGGACCACTGCAG CCCTGAGAGAAGTTATTGTATCTGTGGACCAAATTTGAAGGGGTTTGGAAATGCTGATTTATATGAAATGCAATCAAGCTCTGGGGTGCAAGTTGTAAAG GAGAGGAGGAGGCAGCCGTCAACAACCAAGTTGACAGCAAAGGCAGTTCTTGCGGCTGCTGCCGCCGACTCTGCCGGTTGTCACCACGACTCCATTCTTTCTTTGGCTTCTGTCAAGTTGAACCAGAGACTCCTCATATCAAGTAGTAGAGATGGGGCTATCAAGGTTTGGAAGTAA